The Desulfococcus multivorans DNA window GCCAGGGCAGGGTTCGCGGTCGACCGAAACATCACGGACATGAAGCCGCCGCCGTCGATGCCCGGAGGACCGTCCCACGGAATGGCCGTAAAACCTTCCCAGAACGCCAGCATGGGAATGGAAACGATGTTTTCGATCGGAATGTATTTGCCGGGGACGGCTTCCCTGAAACCGTCATCCAGGTCGAGGACCCACCATTGCATGGGAACCTTGTTGTGAACGAGCTGCTTGGCGGCCCGTTCCGGAAAGTTCGTGTTTTTGCTGGAATTGAACATCTCATGGACCGACTTTTCGTGGATGAACCGGGTGATGTCGTGAAGCGTGGCGCATTTTTCAGGTCTGAAATCCGTCGCATCCGGGTCCAGAAGATTCAAGGGAACGATCAGCCTTCCGGCGCGTTTGAGAATCTGGTGTACGGGGCTGCCCACCATGAGATTGGGGCGCGGTTTTCGCCCGACGCTGAATCTGTTTTTGACGCCGCGATAGATCTTGAGGTGATCGGCGTCGACAGTGACGCGTTCACCTGCTTTCAGGACGTCAAATGCGTTCTCGACCCCGAAAAGTGCGGGAATACCGAACTCCCGGCAGACGCTGGCGAGATGACCGGCGATGCCCCCCTGCTCGGAAACCACGGCCGCGGCTCGGTTGAGAAGGGCGGCCCATTTGGGCAGTGCCTGGCGAACCACCAGGACGGCGTCCTTGGGAAAGCGGAGCGTATCGGCGGCCTTTGCGGCAATGTAAACCTCCCCCCAGGCCGAACCGGGGCTGGCCGTCACGCTGCCGACGGCAAGGACGTCCGTTTCGTCTTTCTCGGTTTCATCCGAATCCGGGATGGTTTCCGATGGCGTGTTTGTGACGGGGCTGAGTGATAAAGGGCGGCATTGCAGCAGAATGATGTCGCCCTTGCCGTCGATAACCCACTCAATGTCCTGGGGCAGACCGTGGTGGGATTCGAGGGAAACGGCGATCTCCGCGAGGCTTATCTGCTGTTTCTCTTCGATGGCGGGAGAAGCGGCCTCCCGATCGTTTACTGGAATGCGATCCGTTCCGCCGTCCGTGTTGGAGACATACATCGTCTTCTTTACGGCAATCTCCCGTCGAATCACCCGGGCGGGGACGGATTTGGACACCACAAACAGGTCACAGGGGGTCGAACCGTCCACTACCGCCTTGGGGAGACCGCGGACGGCATTGATATGGACCGTATCATCCGAGGCGTTTACGGGATTCCGGGAGTAGGCCACGCCACCGGCCGCAGCTTCCACCATGATCATGCAACCTACGGCCATGGGAATGTCTTCATCGCGGAAGCCCCGGTTCATCCGGTAGGTGACGGCCTGGGGCGAATATTTGCTGGCCACCACTGTTTTGTAGGCATACAGGACGTCATCCGGTGCGACGTTCAACTCCGAATGGTATTGTCCGGCAAAGGAGCTGTGGATCGCGTCTTCGCCCACCGCACTGCTTCTCAGGGCAAGCGAAAGCGGCTTCCGGCTGCGTTCAGCGAGCCGTTCGCACGCGGTGATGATTTCATGTTCGAGATCCTCCGGCAGGGGAGTGCGGAGGACGAGCTGCTGAATCTCCGAGCAAAGTGCATGAAGGGTTTCCACATCGTTCAGGTCCGCCGTCTGAAATTTCCGGTTGATCTCGGTCTGGATGCCGGATTCCTCAAAAAAGCGCTCGAAGGCATGTGTGGTGATAACGAAGCCTTCGGGCACGGAAAAACCCAGGCGGTTCCGGATATCACACAATCCGGCCATCTTGTTCCCCACGAGGGGCGAGCTGTTTTCATCCACCGCCTCGAAGTCGAGCACCAGCCTTTTATCGAGATCCGGCCGGCGGGCCGCGAGGATCTGTTCGATGCCTTCACGGATCTCTGTGTAGCGCTCTGACAGCCTCGAATATTTCCCGGGCGCCAGACGGTCGATCTGTTGAATCATTCGATGGACATTGACCGTGACGCCCGTGCATTTGGCCCGCACAAAGGCCATGTCGAAGGGCGTATGCCCCTGGAGTGCCTGTTCGATCTCGCTCATGATCTCGAGCGCACGGTTGTTGGCTCCCAAAAGAATCTTGAAACTGTGGTAGCGCTTTTTAAACGCCGATCGAAGAGACTCGACGTCCTCGGCCGCCGCAACGACGGTACGGCCCGGAAAAAGT harbors:
- a CDS encoding PEP/pyruvate-binding domain-containing protein; this translates as MTASIFNRILRNRYFAALFPGRTVVAAAEDVESLRSAFKKRYHSFKILLGANNRALEIMSEIEQALQGHTPFDMAFVRAKCTGVTVNVHRMIQQIDRLAPGKYSRLSERYTEIREGIEQILAARRPDLDKRLVLDFEAVDENSSPLVGNKMAGLCDIRNRLGFSVPEGFVITTHAFERFFEESGIQTEINRKFQTADLNDVETLHALCSEIQQLVLRTPLPEDLEHEIITACERLAERSRKPLSLALRSSAVGEDAIHSSFAGQYHSELNVAPDDVLYAYKTVVASKYSPQAVTYRMNRGFRDEDIPMAVGCMIMVEAAAGGVAYSRNPVNASDDTVHINAVRGLPKAVVDGSTPCDLFVVSKSVPARVIRREIAVKKTMYVSNTDGGTDRIPVNDREAASPAIEEKQQISLAEIAVSLESHHGLPQDIEWVIDGKGDIILLQCRPLSLSPVTNTPSETIPDSDETEKDETDVLAVGSVTASPGSAWGEVYIAAKAADTLRFPKDAVLVVRQALPKWAALLNRAAAVVSEQGGIAGHLASVCREFGIPALFGVENAFDVLKAGERVTVDADHLKIYRGVKNRFSVGRKPRPNLMVGSPVHQILKRAGRLIVPLNLLDPDATDFRPEKCATLHDITRFIHEKSVHEMFNSSKNTNFPERAAKQLVHNKVPMQWWVLDLDDGFREAVPGKYIPIENIVSIPMLAFWEGFTAIPWDGPPGIDGGGFMSVMFRSTANPALATGVRSQYAQHNYFMVSKNYCSLNARLGYHFSTLEALVGERVRENYINFQFKGGAADDQRRRRRVTFIGDILEESGFSVRIREDHLAARMENYPEVHMTAYLKVLGYLHLHTRQLDMIMTNPAQVDHYDRKIRTDIDAILSRRAAAEVKP